From the Accumulibacter sp. genome, one window contains:
- the murU gene encoding N-acetylmuramate alpha-1-phosphate uridylyltransferase MurU: MKAMILAAGRGERLRPLTDTTPKPLLRAGGRPLIVWHLQRLAAAGWREVVINHAHLGHQIVATLGDGAEFGLSITYSPEPQGALETAGGMAAALPLLGADPFLAINGDIWCDWDVGRARQVVESRNRRQRGAHLVLVDNPPHHPRGDFQLAGNEVVAANRSTDEDTLTYAGIGVFWPEFFAGVAPGAVMKLRPLLDAGVHRRLVSGERHAGRWVDVGTSERLALLDLELGRSG, translated from the coding sequence ATGAAGGCCATGATCCTGGCGGCGGGGCGCGGTGAACGGCTGCGCCCGCTGACCGACACGACGCCGAAACCGTTGCTTCGCGCCGGCGGACGGCCGCTGATCGTCTGGCACCTGCAGCGCCTCGCGGCAGCCGGCTGGCGCGAGGTGGTCATCAACCACGCCCACCTCGGCCACCAGATCGTGGCGACGCTCGGCGATGGCGCCGAGTTCGGCCTGTCGATCACCTACTCGCCCGAACCACAGGGCGCACTCGAAACCGCGGGAGGGATGGCCGCAGCCCTGCCGCTGCTTGGCGCGGACCCGTTCCTGGCGATCAACGGCGACATCTGGTGCGACTGGGATGTCGGCCGCGCCCGACAGGTGGTCGAGAGCAGGAACCGCCGACAGCGCGGCGCGCACCTCGTTCTCGTCGACAACCCGCCGCATCATCCAAGGGGAGATTTCCAGCTCGCTGGCAACGAGGTCGTGGCTGCCAACCGGTCCACCGACGAGGACACGCTGACCTACGCCGGAATCGGCGTCTTCTGGCCCGAGTTCTTTGCCGGCGTCGCGCCCGGCGCCGTCATGAAGCTGCGCCCCCTGCTGGACGCCGGAGTCCACCGCCGGCTCGTCAGCGGCGAACGGCACGCGGGCCGCTGGGTCGACGTCGGAACCAGCGAAAGGCTCGCGCTGCTGGACTTGGAGCTTGGACGGAGCGGATGA